aaaaatcacGTTCCACTCACAACTTTAGTTAATTTGATTAAGCATAATTACTTATTCAACTTACACTAAACTCGTTAGTTAATCAtacaatttcattcttttatggTTCTTCATCGTAATGAAATCGTGATTAGTGAGTAGGATTTGATTTTCtggtaattttttaaaaccttaaCCGATATGCAtacttttgtaataataattttttaacaatcttTGGTATCTCTGTGtacttttatattatgtttactttcacaaataataatattctacTATTATTGTTATACAGTGATgtatacattaaatatataaaatcacaactaaatactttaaaatgaaaatgattgcCATTACACAAATTTTGGAAACAAtcttttctataatattttatgatgtaatcttatataataaaacataaactgTCAATATACATATGTTTTAACATTTAAGAGACtgatttaatatctttttatatgtatcaatataatatctaatattatacaaaagatttaaatataaactaattatttgatagttaatatttatttgttcttataGAGAGGAGGAGTCAGCACTCAGACTCTAATGGAAAACAAGGGGAAGAAAATATGAcattatattatgaataatgatatttagatagtattttttttataatacttgaacatcatttatgtgttattttatgattgatttaaaattattttagaaaatcaataataataatcataaataccaccaTGAATGAATCGCAGActtagataatatttaaatattgtcaaaaaaatgttgtttaagcATCGTCATCCTTATATTATCtacaagttttattattataataaaaattaattaatgtatgtatcaatcattttattttcttgaaatagCAACAGATTGTTGTTGGgatttggtgaaaaaaaaaagtaaaaaaaatcactgatattattgttttgttaatgagtatgataatataatagtgaaaagcaaaacaaaatttgaagttgaaaaagaaaaaattgactTATTTTGGAAACTGGGaatagtaatatatattatatgatggtgttgaattatttgatgattctataataaagaaaagaattagGAGGTGTTTAGTTTCCGATTGGATCAACGAAGCATTGAGGGTCATCGACGACGATGAGTTCTTTCTTCCATAACGTGGACTGGCACCATGAATCTTACCCTGCATATCGCGATTTCTACTTTCTCCCCCTTTTCGCTCTCTTCTTTCCATCCATACGCTTCTTTCTCGACCGATTCTTCTTCCAGGTTCGAACCTTTTTCTCTCCGCATTGACTTCCAATTATTCAACGCTTTTCCCTTGTAATCAATTTCACCTTTGACCTTCTCTGCATTCTGCTTCATTATTCATCGCACACGCGCGCAGAAACTGGCCAGACGATTGATTTTCGGAAAGGGGAATGAGAATCTCGACTTGCACACggatgagagaagaaaaaagattaGGAAATTCAAGGAATCAGCTTGGAAATGTCTTTATTATCTTTCTGCTGAGATTCTGGCTCTCTATGTAACGTATGATGAACCCTGGTTTACCAATACCAGAAATTTTTGGGTGGGGCCAGGGTCTCAGGTTTGGCCAGATCAAAAGACCAAGTAAGATTGTTTgcttgtttgtttatttctgcATATCATCTCTACTTCCTCCAATGTTGAatggtttttttcttccctttatTTGTTTGTAACTCTTACCCTTTCAGGTTGAAATTGAAGGCGGTGTATATGTATGCAGCTGGGTTTTACTCATACTCcatttttgctttaatattTTGGGAAACCAGGCGCTCCGACTTTGGGGTGTCCATGAGTCACCATGTTGCTACTGTAATTCTCATTGTGCTGTCTTACATTTTTAGGTATATTTTCATCACAAGCTTTTTTTCCCACCTCCAATTTCATAATCTTTGTTTGAGTTCTCTGAATTGACTTCAATTCAAGCACCTTATCAGAAGGTGTAATTTTTTCATCTGTTTCATACATTTACTTTGACTAATCAATTTTGTTGACTTACTGGGTCTTAAGGTAAAACGAAcggtaaaataatatttcaaaattttaaactaccttttttttttactcacaTCACACTTgttctatttaattttactgTATTTCCCTTGAAAATTTGATTGTGATTCTGTTCTATGTTTACTGAACATATTCAGGTTTGCTCGTGTTGGATCGGTTGTGTTAGCAATTCATGATGCTAGCGATGTCTTTCTGGAGATAGGGAAAATGTCCAAATACAGTGGTGCTGAAACAGTGGCGAGCTTTgcttttattctatttgttttaTCTTGGATCATATTGCGCCTCATTTACTACCCCTTCTGGATTCTCTGGAGTACAAGGTTCATATTACTTTGTTTCGAATTTACACTGTTTACCTTCTCTCTGTTATATATTGTGGTCCTCACTTGCCTATTATGTGTTCCTAAAATCTTGGTGAATAAAGAACTGATGTCCCTACCTATATTTATTATgagtaaaaaagaattaatgagATACACTCTAAAGGTTGATGCCCCCCTGTTGCTCTTCAAATTCAAAAAGTTTTcatcttatataaaaatatacatttttctcCATGCTTtcttaacaaaacaaaaagtacttgttttgtgttttttaacTTTCATCCCTTCGTTTgttactttgatttttcttgatTAAAGATTAACTGTTAAGTATTCCTCCTGACTggtttctttattaaaaaatttagtgcTTATATATGCTTGATTCGTTTGGATTATGTGTTGGGGAACGACAATGATTCAGTGACTGATACATTTGTGAAGCAGTTGCAGTACCCATGTCAGAATTCATGTTATCTTGTAATACAAAATTTCTTAGGCTAAACCTGTATTCAGTTGCAGCATCAACCAGCAGtgtaaagaaaacaattttaagtACTATTTTAGGGATGAAGCCATTTTCTTAGTTAATGTTTAGATTGCCTAGAGTCTCTGATCTCAATATCTTGTAGAACATGTTCTTCTGGTCAGGTTTAtaagagacaaaataaaaaaaaaaataaaaaagagcaGTTAGGTAACTCTAACTGGACAAGTGTTAGGTTAGCAGGAGTTAGTTGCTGACTTGGTCGGCTGTACTCAGGATATGTAAAGGCCAAAGGTGTAAGAGATGGCCAAGGAAAGTTTTAGACGTTGAGTGGAGGCACCAGTTTCCTTGAATTATATGGGTGTtcttttctctgtaatttcAAATTGGTATCAGTACTTTTAATCAAGGAGTTGTGCGTGGCAATGAGCTGGAGTCAGTTCCTGTAGCTGCTGGTTGCAATATCTGAATCAAGATTCATGCATGAATTATGTGCATTAGACACTGGATAAGTTGGCGTCTGTGATGTCTGAAAAAGGTTTAAGTACATGTGACCCTAGGGCTAAGATGGGGATAGGAGATGGAGTGGAGTCCAAATGGAATGAGCAAATCGAATTTGGGAAGGGGGAAAGTCTAGGATATCTTCGAAGGGATGCTTTGGGATGGACTGcgaaagtatttttttaaagggGCAGTGATGGTTTTTCTTGAAGGAGATGTGCTGTCATGGTTTCAACAGTAGCaaactttaaaacaaatcaatctTGGGAAGAGTTTAAGACTGTCTTCTTAGAGAAGTTCCCACCAGTCTTGATGGCTGATCCTTTTGAATCTCTTCTAACCTTGAAACATGAACAGGCAACGGCCATCACCCAATTTCATAGGCTAGCAAGAGAGGTGAAAGGGCTAGATAAGTAGCATTTGATGTGAATTTCAAATGGAAAGGGAGAAGATcaagaagaattaaaattttgtaagagGAATGGTCTTTTGTAGTTGACAAATAAGCACACACCATGAGGGAGTACGATAGGATGGTCAGATGTAATAACATTTTGAAGCAATCTTGGGGAAGGGCAAATAATTCTGCTTGTAGCTTTGCATGCACGAGAACGTCCAGAGAATGGAATCCCCAATTTAAAGGACTGAAAACAGGAATTTTGCTTCCGAAAGCTCATAGTTATTAGTCTTCAAAGGGGGCAGCACTACAAGAAACTGAAGCAATTTTCAGAGATTGACCTGTGCTGAAATGCAAGGTCAGCAAGGGGAGGAGTTTTCATTGCTAAACAAAGATGGAGGTAACCATATTCGTAAAATAACCTAATGATTGTTCTGGATTACAGTGAAGGTCATTGCAGTTGTGGGCATTGTGGCTGTTGCAATGCAGATTGTGGCCGTTGCAGcatgatattattatatgattgcACCAAATgcaaaattttatcttataatcaTTCTAATTATCAATATATCTTTTATGAATAAGATCGTAtagattttttattcattttaaaattttcattatattccaCCATTAAAGGCCTCCCTTGCTCTTGTAACATTCCACACAATGACACCTATTCGATCATCAACACTTGGGATTGCAGTTTGGAATCTTCATTGTTTGACAAAAAAATTGGTATAGAATGGTGCTGAAGTTGTGTCGTAGCCCTGTTGCAGCTCTATTGTGGATGCACTGTGACAATGTAATTTAAATCCACATAGCAATGCAAGCTGTTGCAGTTGTGGATAGCTTTCCAACAGCAATATTGCTGCTGCAGCATGTGTTGTGGTATGCAATTTAGAACctcaattttaatatcaaagGAGAGTGAAGAAGGGGACAAAAACCTAGATGAAAGATACAGACatagaaaatcaattgaaaacTTAGCTTTCACATAGTACTGTTGGGTTCACTACATGGAAGTTTCTAAAGTTATGGGGCAGTTTAAAGGGATGCAAGGTGGTGTGGTATTAGTTAGTTGTGGGCAACTTAACTTTCTCAGTTTTATTGGTGTTACTGCTAAATGTATTGGCGATGTACCCTTTCTTATTCTGAGGTGTAGGGTGATGGTTTTAAAATAATCGGCTGAATTGTGAGAGAACAAAGTTTATTTCAATGATTTGACATTGAAGTTGAAGATGGATGGTTAGACCAAGGTGTTTATGACAGAACATGAATTAATCAAAACCTCAACATTCATAAAGCTCAAGAAAGGAGCCTCACAGCATCAAGGAAAAGGATTGATTTTGGATAGTAATCATATTGCTGATTAACCTTCAAGAGAGATTCAGTTCATAACACCCATACTAGGTGATTTAGATAAGTACATCTTTCAGGCCCCTCAAAGTCTACTTCCACATAGGTGACATGATCTTGTGATAGTCCTGACCCTTGAGGCTCAAATCCAAATATAAGGCTATATGAATAGCCCTATTACCTAAAGTCAATGATTGAAAAACTGGTCAGTGGGATGTTGATGGCATACACCATTGTCTCTTTGCTAGATCTATTACTTCGGTTGAGTTATGTGTTGACTATCGAGCTTCAAACAAGAGTACACAGCTGAATAATCTTCCAATTCCAGTGATTGAAGAATTGTTGGGTTCAACTGGAGGAGCCACAATTTTCTCCAATTTGGTCATGAAATCGAGTGACTATCAAATATTAATGTGAGGTTGACATAAAGAAAAACTTCATTTTGCACCCATAATTGACACCGTAGGTTTCCTCTTGCTCAAGGAAGTGTTGAAGTCTCTTTTGAGAAAATATGCCCTTGTATTCTTTGATGATATCCCTACATATAGTGATACAATGGATGAGCATGTGAAGCACTTAAAGTTTCTCTTGCCTATACTAATGCAACTTGATTTAAAGGTTAACCAAAAGAAGTGCATCTCCGGACAAGCTAGCTTGTAGTTCCTTGGTCACATTATCACACATAAGGTGTGACAACTGTTCCTAATGAATTAGAGGCAGCATGATTGTCACCTTTTCCAAAGGATATTAAGGATTTAAGGGGATTTCTTGATCTTATACATCAATGAGTATGGTAAGCGGGTACTAACTTTTACTTCTTACTGTAGAACGACATCTCCATTGGGATTGAGAGGCATAACTAGCCTTTGGGAAATTTAAGGCTGTTATtactactttttctttattggCAGTTCTGGATTTGTTGTAACAATTTGTTGTGGGAACTAACTCTGCAGGGGCTAGATTGTGTGCAATTTTGTTACATGAGACTATAGCATTATGGAACCAAATCTTATCTGAAAAAAGCAACATAAATCAATTTGAGGGGGAATTGATGGTTGTTGTGTTGGCTGTGAAGTAAAGACACTACTATCCTTTGGGTGGGCATTTTATATCAGAATAGATCAGAGAAGACACTATCCTTTTCTTACTGAATATAGAGTAATGGACAAGGCTAAAATTATAAAGGCCACTAAGTTGATTGGTTGGTTTCGATTTTGATATACAGTATAGACTGGGTAAGTATAATTCAGTTGCAGATACTCCTTATTGTGCATCTTTTGCTTCCCTTTCATTAGCACAGAGCGTGGAATGACTTCATTGGGAAGATGAGCTGCAGTGGATGGGGAGGGGGTTGCATTTCAGAATTTTTAGAACTTATAAAGAGTAGCAGGGGCTATGTTTAGGGAAGGCAAAAGGTCAGATATACGAATTTTTGTAGCATCTTGTGTAGCTTGCCAATAAAATAAATCGGGCAAGACTGTTGCAACCACTACCTATTTCAACAAAGTTTGGGTTGACACCTCTTAAGGATTTTGTGGGGGTGTTACCCAAGGTCAAGGATACTGTTTTATTGTGGTGGATAGGCTGGGTAAATTTGTTGATTTATTTGCACTTGCACACCTTTTTCAGCTAAGGATATTGCAAAACTGTTCATTTAAGAGAGTTCATTTGCATGATTTTCTGTCATTACCTGGGTGTATTTTCTTGCAATTACCAGTGAAAACACACATTCTTCCTCTGTTacattctctctttctttttaatcttaCCCTGGTCCTGTTCTATAACATTTTGGAAAAGTATTATTGTCATTTGGACTGTTTAAGAATGTGGCAAAATCTGATTGGATAATGTCAGTGCTATGATAGTAAATTAGAGAAACAAAATGTATCATCTTGCTGCATTAGATTTACCTCTGTATCACTACACTGTTGTTTTTAACTCCCCACTCAAGAGTCCctttaacattttcaaatttcaatataagtGACTTCAGTTTCTATATAATGTAGGTATTTTTATTGGCCAAAAGATATTGTGTTAGGGATATATAGATTTTTAACGATCCTTATTCTGAAAATGTATTTCATGCTTCTGTTTTATACCGTCCATTTCCTTTTTACTTGTTTGATATTCAGGTCATTAGTTCTCAGTGTTCTAATGGgttttacataaaatttatctaaaaacTTTTAGCTGTTTCATTGGTAAGTTTTTAGCCGTCTTGTTAAGAAAATCTGTCTGCTGAGGCAAGTTTGAAAGTAAATCTCTATTGTAAGcactataaaagaaatttgtgtcttcataaaaattttaacaattcaGTTTGAGGAGTAATACGCaattgtcttttatttatgtCATTGCGATTCTCTGATCAGTTGCTTTTTTCCCTTTGTGTCAGTTATGAAGTTCTGCTAACGTTGGATAAGGAAAAGCACCGAGTGGATGGTCCAATATATTATTATCTGTTCAACAGTCTTCTGTACTGCTTGCTTGTTATGCATATTTATTGGTGGGTGCTGATATTTCGGATGCTTGTTAAACAAATCGAAGCAAGAGGGAAAGTTAGTGAAGATGTTCGATCTGGTAAGTTGAAAATGTGTTGTGTGCAAAACGTAAACTGAGCAACCTTGTGAAAAATTTGTTCTCCATGCCTAGTGTTTGCATTTAACTAGAAGAGAAGAATAACTATAGGAATATATTATGATCGTAGACGTAAATTCTAGCTTTGAGTTATTATGAACAGAATCTGGAATCTAGATTAGAAATGTCATTGAGTTGACTTTTGATaagtttatagttttttcttctaattccACGTGGACACTGAAGTTATTATTAACTGAAAAAAGAGGCTTACCAAAactaaagttgtcaaaaagaatATGACTTCACATCTTTGTGATCTGATCATTTTGATGTACTTATCATAGAATAAAACATGGAATGTAGTTTTGTTCAATCAATTACAAATTGATTTACTTTTTGATAGTGGCTTTAGtctgtcagtttttattatgtGTATTGGTTAACAGGAAATTTCATTAACTGCTTATCTGCAAACCGCTGCACATTTTCTTTATGCAGATTCAGATGAAGACGAACATGAAGATTGAGTAGGGAAGCAAAAACATGATGTAATCTTTAGACAAAGGTGAATTTTTGAAATGACGATGGTGTTTTACACCATTACATATGAATGCATTTTTTGTGGTAAATATGTTGATTGTGTTAAATTGTccatactttattttattagaaagaGTTCGTTACGTTTGTcagtaattatattataaactagGATCAACTTataagttttttcttcttctagttCAATGTAACAAAAGCTTAGAAGGAAACTGCACAGAAAATATGATTAAAGCCTTTGCCGCCCTGATTGCATATTAATTATGAactctttaattatatatttttctgacATTACACTGGCATGtggaaaaagagagaatttaaattttgtcttTGTTAGGTGAGACAGCAATAAAAAATGTAACACTAGTGCTGTATCTTTCAAGGGTAGGCTACGACTTTCCTTCAATTAAGTGAGATGCTGTTTGGTTTTATTTCTTGCAGATGTATGATTAGCTTCAACCCTTTTCTGTGCTTTTGGCCACAATGctaatattttcaaatcttaTTCAAATTTGAGAGGATTGTATCTATACGGATTGGAGTACAGACTTCGGACCTGGTATAAAAAGGGCAACAGATGGAGAGAATTTTTATTCTTCTAAACTCATGGTCTATACTGCACATCCTGAAGTTTAGGTCGTAGTGCCTGACATTTGGTTAAGACTTTGACTTTCCTGATTATTTGTCCCTCGTTCAAATTATAAGTATTGTGTCCATTAATGTTTTCTGCACAGATGTTATCCTCTTGGTTTTCATTTATTGGAGAAGAAAATTATTGGTCTTAGTCGCTGCGGTTCTGAACTTGTTCTGGGTTATGTTGATTCGTGGAATTCAGCTTTAAttcacaattaaataaaaaggaaaagctTGTTGTAAATTATTTTGCCACTTGATTCTGATAATACTGGTTCTGGGTTTTCATTTAGAtgctttattttctcatttatgACTGCCAGGGAACGGGGAAATGAGCCAAAAGATtgaatttaagttatgaataAAATCTTGCGTCAGGGTCTTAAAAATCTACAGTGCCAAATCTATCTGCAAACTCATTCACGAAGCCTAATATGGGTAAACATCACAGGTGGTTCAAATGGTctatgttttctttcattttggaCTGTAGATCTCACAATCCGATTTGGTTtaccttttttgtttttattgaattcCCCCGTTCCCCACACCTTtttatctctctctttctctttcttctccatTCTTGAGGcattttctaattttcaagTTTCTCATCAACTAAAATTAAGCTTAATTTCTAATATACAAATGGAAACTttacattataaatagattttataagattaaatagatttaaatagATCAcaatttaaagttcattttagTAAAGTTTATTCTCTGTGGGTTTATTGTTTTACTCTTATTGAATGACTTATTAACGTTTAGTTGCATCTCGAGATTTATGTTTCTGTGTGAGTAGATGGTTGAAGTTTCATATTGactagaaataattttttttaatatataaattgatgtaAATCTTATCTCAAaagttgattttgtaaaattgaattagacttaaattttatcttttaaaattcaacttttCCATAGTCAATGATTAATGAATGAATATCAATGAACAAcattaagttagacttaaatttcatttcttaaaatCCAACTCTTTCATGGTCAATGattaatgaatgaatattaGTGAACAATGAAGAAGGTAATGAGATAAAATCATCAGTTTAGAAGAAAACTTTGGTCTTGTTGTGTAGAAGAAGTGAGAGGATATATGACAATGAAGAACAAATTTTTGAGAGAAGAGATGGAAGCACTTTGCACTAATAATCCTATGACGATATTAAGGTGGTACATGTCATTTGAAGTTGCCTTTCCGCTTAGTCGTGAAAACCAGTTTGAATCTCTATCTTTAGTGGGTGCCATCGTGAGCGctttattttgtgtttgttcAATGATGAGAGTGATTTTCTTGGTTCTCCATCTTATAACGTGCTTAAAAGTGACGCATACATAAGAATAAAAAGGTTTGTACAAGTTCTTTCAAGAAACTTAATATGGGTTGTTTgttctttcatatatatatatatatatatatatatatatatatatatatatatatatatatatatatatatatatgtatgtatgagTGTGTTAAAATCTTTATAATTCACCATGCATGTCAAATTACAAATatgaatatgataaaattattggaTTATCAATTTATTGTTTAGTTTCCCAAATACTACAAGAAAAGTTATTATTACTGGCGATCAAAATTCAttggtaatttttaaaattcatcgATAAATCCAAATTATCTACGGTTTATTGATGACCAAAAATTTGTCGAatcaaaaaatttcttttacataaGTAATTACTGACAAAAAAATCTATCAATAAAATCTATCGATAAATATCGTGATCTGATTCATCTTTTTGTTCTTCcctccttcctcttcttcattcgttattttattttcatgagtTTTGTCATCAATAGAGTCACTAAACAACCACTAGTTTAACAAATCCAACCAATTTAGTTGGATGAATGAAAATCGTTTAGAACTGTTATGCGAAGGAGAATGAAAAGAATAAGGAATCATCTTTCCAACCTGTTTTCACGTTCTCAtatttgagagagaaaaagggagGTAAGAAAGACACTAGTGATGTTCCCAGTTCCCGGAGAAGCGATGCTAGCCGGGGTTCGCTGGAAATCCTGAAACTTGAACATcgtagaaaggaaagaagaaaatctcATTGGTGACGTTGGTGGCCTGCCTAATCTCCAACGTTATGAGCTCGGTTGATGATAACAGTGATGAGTTAAGTTGCAGTGGTTGTGGGTTGCgagggagaagatgaagaaaatttttgtttcttaatctttaacaaaaaaatggaTATATGTTCAACTGAACATGATATTTGAgttaaaaatttgttgtttattttatcaatagatttagtaatagaaaaatttatcgataaatgaaatatttattaccaAGAAATTTATCGATAAAAGAATTTGTcgctaattaaaattttaaaatatgttgataaaatctaacagtaattcaaatttataagcaattttattttcatcaataaaatttttttagtaatttaatgaatttttgtagTGAAAATCTTTGCTTAATTTTGTGAATGTGAAGTTTTCCAATTTCTAGCACATTGAAGGTTTTAccacatgaaataaaaaaaaaaaaaaaagactatacCGTGAACTCATAGGCTAGGGCTTGTGTGCAGGATGGACCAGACTATTGAATTTACATTTTTTGTGAACTAAGTACCGACTTGGCCGACTCACATTACCACCCCTTCTTagaaggaatttttttttgtgaaaattttttgtttcttcatcTTTAACATAATTTGGATATATGTTAAAAGGttgattcttttaaatatatatatatatatatatatatatatatatatatatatatatatatatatatatatatatatatatatatataccaggCCATAAGTTCTATAATGGGAAATAGGCTCAGGTTGATGACAGCAccagtgaagatgatgaagataatgagaaagaaaagaagaattttcttttaatctcaCTGTCTCTCTTCTGATGATTGCATTATATAGAACAGTCAAACCAAAGAGAGGATTGGTTCAATTAGTGCTTTGATTCTGATGTTGCTATGTGCTTTTACCAAttcttctatttaaaattatgtcaGAAAGAAACTTTTGAGGCTATAGCTACTCTCATACACAACTATGTTTCTTCTGCCAATTTGTCTAAT
This genomic stretch from Vigna radiata var. radiata cultivar VC1973A chromosome 7, Vradiata_ver6, whole genome shotgun sequence harbors:
- the LOC106769469 gene encoding ASC1-like protein, whose protein sequence is MSSFFHNVDWHHESYPAYRDFYFLPLFALFFPSIRFFLDRFFFQKLARRLIFGKGNENLDLHTDERRKKIRKFKESAWKCLYYLSAEILALYVTYDEPWFTNTRNFWVGPGSQVWPDQKTKLKLKAVYMYAAGFYSYSIFALIFWETRRSDFGVSMSHHVATVILIVLSYIFRFARVGSVVLAIHDASDVFLEIGKMSKYSGAETVASFAFILFVLSWIILRLIYYPFWILWSTSYEVLLTLDKEKHRVDGPIYYYLFNSLLYCLLVMHIYWWVLIFRMLVKQIEARGKVSEDVRSDSDEDEHED